A window of Triplophysa dalaica isolate WHDGS20190420 chromosome 7, ASM1584641v1, whole genome shotgun sequence contains these coding sequences:
- the tmem11 gene encoding transmembrane protein 11, mitochondrial isoform X3, with protein MAATECYIVHEIYNGENAQEQFEYELEQALEAQYRYIVIEPTRIGDETARWVAVGNCLHKTATLAGAACLLTPLALPVEYSRYVALPAGALSLACATLYGISWQFDPCCKYQVEYDSQKLSRLPLHTLTSSTPVVLVRRDDVHRKRLHNTIALAALAYCAKKIYELYAV; from the coding sequence ATGGCGGCCACAGAGTGTTACATCGTCCACGAGATCTACAATGGCGAAAATGCTCAGGAGCAATTCGAATACGAGCTGGAGCAGGCTCTGGAGGCTCAGTATCGTTACATAGTGATCGAGCCCACGCGCATCGGGGACGAGACGGCCCGCTGGGTGGCCGTTGGAAACTGCCTGCACAAAACAGCCACACTGGCAGGGGCCGCGTGCCTCCTCACGCCTCTCGCTCTCCCTGTCGAGTACTCCCGTTATGTGGCGCTGCCGGCTGGCGCTCTGAGTCTCGCCTGCGCCACTCTCTACGGCATCTCCTGGCAGTTCGACCCCTGCTGCAAATACCAAGTGGAGTACGACAGTCAGAAGCTCTCGCGGCTGCCACTGCACACGCTCACCTCCTCCACGCCAGTGGTTCTAGTTCGACGCGACGACGTGCACAGAAAGAGACTGCACAACACGATAGCGTTGGCGGCCCTGGCGTACTGCGCCAAGAAGATCTATGAACTGTACGCTGTATGA
- the dhrs7b gene encoding dehydrogenase/reductase SDR family member 7B, translating to MERVLSLCVGSVAVGTVGLLILLKVVQRLRHKQNVQDKVVVITGASSGLGKECARLFHAAGARLILCGRDQKRLQEVVDELTAIPCGKMRTYAPCTVTFDLSNTALVARAAEDILKCHGHVDVLINNAGISYRGNILDTHVSVQRDVMETNYFGPVALTQAILPSMVDRRSGHIVVISSVQGKISIPYRSAYAASKHATQAYFDCLRAEVDRFGLKVSVISPGYIKTNLSINAVTGDGSKYGVMDKTTEQGRDPVDIAHDILKAVRQRQKDVVLAGPLPTLAIYLRALWPTLFFKLMASRAKKEQKFKEE from the exons ATGGAGCGTGTGTTGAGTTTATGTGTGGGATCAGTGGCTGTCGGGACGGTCGGGCTCCTGATCTTACTGAAAGTGGTCCAGAGACTGAGACACAAGCAGAATGTGCAGGATAAAGTTGTTGTGATCACTGGAGCCAGCTCCGGCCTGGGCAAAG AATGTGCACGACTGTTCCACGCTGCAGGAGCCCGGCTAATCCTGTGCGGACGGGACCAGAAGAGACTCCAGGAGGTTGTTGATGAGCTGACAGCTATACCTTGTGGAAAGATGCGG acTTATGCTCCATGCACTGTCACCTTTGACCTCTCCAACACAGCTCTGGTTGCCAGGGCCGCTGAGGACATTTTGAAGTGCCATGGTCATGTAGATGTCCTCATCAATAATGCAGGCATTAGTTACCGTGGCAACATTTTGGACACCCACGTCTCTGTTCAGCGAGATGTCATGGAGACCAATTACTTCGGTCCTGTTGCTCTCACTCAAG CCATTCTGCCATCTATGGTAGATAGGCGCAGTGGACATATTGTAGTCATCAGCAGTGTACAAGGAAAGATCTCCATACCATATAGATCTGCAT ATGCAGCATCTAAACATGCAACGCAGGCCTACTTTGACTGTCTGAGGGCTGAGGTTGACAGGTTTGGCCTGAAGGTGTCTGTCATCAGCCCTGgttacatcaaaacaaacctgtCCATCAATGCAGTCACAGGGGACGGTTCCAAATATGGAG TAATGGACAAAACCACAGAACAGGGGCGGGATCCCGTGGACATTGCACATGATATTCTAAAGGCTGTCCGTCAGAGACAGAAAGACGTTGTATTAGCTGGGCCACTGCCTACTTTAGCCATCTATCTTCGTGCACTCTGGCCTACCCTCTTCTTCAAACTGATGGCTTCGCGGgctaaaaaagaacaaaaatttaAAGAAGAATAA
- the tmem11 gene encoding transmembrane protein 11, mitochondrial isoform X1, producing the protein MASLGRRRGVPVSRERSATLKPVIIYQGVMAATECYIVHEIYNGENAQEQFEYELEQALEAQYRYIVIEPTRIGDETARWVAVGNCLHKTATLAGAACLLTPLALPVEYSRYVALPAGALSLACATLYGISWQFDPCCKYQVEYDSQKLSRLPLHTLTSSTPVVLVRRDDVHRKRLHNTIALAALAYCAKKIYELYAV; encoded by the exons ATGGCGTCGCTGGGAAGGAGGCGCGGTGTCCCAGTCAGCAGGGAGAGGTCAGCTACTTTAAAACCTGTGATTATTTATCA GGGAGTGATGGCGGCCACAGAGTGTTACATCGTCCACGAGATCTACAATGGCGAAAATGCTCAGGAGCAATTCGAATACGAGCTGGAGCAGGCTCTGGAGGCTCAGTATCGTTACATAGTGATCGAGCCCACGCGCATCGGGGACGAGACGGCCCGCTGGGTGGCCGTTGGAAACTGCCTGCACAAAACAGCCACACTGGCAGGGGCCGCGTGCCTCCTCACGCCTCTCGCTCTCCCTGTCGAGTACTCCCGTTATGTGGCGCTGCCGGCTGGCGCTCTGAGTCTCGCCTGCGCCACTCTCTACGGCATCTCCTGGCAGTTCGACCCCTGCTGCAAATACCAAGTGGAGTACGACAGTCAGAAGCTCTCGCGGCTGCCACTGCACACGCTCACCTCCTCCACGCCAGTGGTTCTAGTTCGACGCGACGACGTGCACAGAAAGAGACTGCACAACACGATAGCGTTGGCGGCCCTGGCGTACTGCGCCAAGAAGATCTATGAACTGTACGCTGTATGA
- the tmem11 gene encoding transmembrane protein 11, mitochondrial isoform X2, with protein MASLGRRRGVPVSRERGVMAATECYIVHEIYNGENAQEQFEYELEQALEAQYRYIVIEPTRIGDETARWVAVGNCLHKTATLAGAACLLTPLALPVEYSRYVALPAGALSLACATLYGISWQFDPCCKYQVEYDSQKLSRLPLHTLTSSTPVVLVRRDDVHRKRLHNTIALAALAYCAKKIYELYAV; from the exons ATGGCGTCGCTGGGAAGGAGGCGCGGTGTCCCAGTCAGCAGGGAGAG GGGAGTGATGGCGGCCACAGAGTGTTACATCGTCCACGAGATCTACAATGGCGAAAATGCTCAGGAGCAATTCGAATACGAGCTGGAGCAGGCTCTGGAGGCTCAGTATCGTTACATAGTGATCGAGCCCACGCGCATCGGGGACGAGACGGCCCGCTGGGTGGCCGTTGGAAACTGCCTGCACAAAACAGCCACACTGGCAGGGGCCGCGTGCCTCCTCACGCCTCTCGCTCTCCCTGTCGAGTACTCCCGTTATGTGGCGCTGCCGGCTGGCGCTCTGAGTCTCGCCTGCGCCACTCTCTACGGCATCTCCTGGCAGTTCGACCCCTGCTGCAAATACCAAGTGGAGTACGACAGTCAGAAGCTCTCGCGGCTGCCACTGCACACGCTCACCTCCTCCACGCCAGTGGTTCTAGTTCGACGCGACGACGTGCACAGAAAGAGACTGCACAACACGATAGCGTTGGCGGCCCTGGCGTACTGCGCCAAGAAGATCTATGAACTGTACGCTGTATGA